The Thermovibrio guaymasensis genomic interval ACTCTCCCCTAAAGACCTCCTCTCCATCTCTCCTTCCAGTAACTTCTACTACCCTTTTCTTACCTTCTGATGAGACCAGTCTACCCTCAAACTCAACAGTCTCTCCAACCTTCACAGGCTTTAAAAACCTAACGGAAGCTCCGCCGAGAACGACGTTAGGGTGGTTAACCGTAAGCATTGCACAGTAATCGGCAGCGCTAAACAGGAA includes:
- a CDS encoding hotdog domain-containing protein translates to MEVKTHLGIDRSLSGEPVCLSDGRAVVKLKTTPVMAADEKGLVHGGFLFSAADYCAMLTVNHPNVVLGGASVRFLKPVKVGETVEFEGRLVSSEGKKRVVEVTGRRDGEEVFRGEFVCFVLPTHVLEKP